In the genome of Streptomyces collinus, one region contains:
- a CDS encoding DUF4190 domain-containing protein: MTDATQPDGGSHDPWAPPENKPSLDKNQSPQPPSVHDQATVTSMPGFTPPAGTPQFDPAGTGAVPPPPVAPTGPGAPGGYGYPGGYPQGGYGWPGMPMAPQNGMGVAAMVLGIISCTLFCLYGVVSLVTGILAVVFGIKGRKRAEAGVATNHGQAQAGLIMGIIGIILGITVIVLIAVGITAAINSDRNDDPYYGAVGPVATAPSHR, from the coding sequence ATGACGGACGCGACGCAGCCCGACGGAGGCAGCCACGACCCGTGGGCGCCCCCGGAGAACAAGCCCTCGCTCGACAAGAACCAGTCGCCGCAGCCGCCGTCCGTGCACGACCAGGCCACGGTCACCTCGATGCCGGGCTTCACCCCGCCCGCCGGCACCCCGCAGTTCGACCCCGCCGGCACCGGTGCCGTGCCGCCCCCGCCCGTGGCTCCCACCGGCCCGGGAGCGCCGGGCGGCTATGGATACCCGGGCGGCTATCCCCAGGGCGGCTACGGCTGGCCCGGCATGCCCATGGCCCCGCAGAACGGCATGGGCGTCGCCGCGATGGTGCTCGGCATCATCTCCTGCACCCTCTTCTGCCTCTACGGTGTGGTCTCCCTGGTCACCGGGATCCTCGCCGTCGTCTTCGGCATCAAGGGCCGCAAGCGCGCCGAGGCCGGGGTGGCGACCAACCACGGGCAGGCCCAGGCCGGGCTGATCATGGGCATCATCGGGATCATCCTCGGCATCACGGTGATCGTCCTGATCGCCGTCGGCATCACGGCCGCGATCAACAGCGACCGCAACGACGACCCGTACTACGGCGCCGTCGGTCCGGTGGCCACCGCGCCGTCCCACCGCTGA
- a CDS encoding Lrp/AsnC family transcriptional regulator — protein MHSDLVASRSAEQKGSRESREPSRESRNGSSPQLDAVSLAIIEQLQEDGRRPYAAIGKAVGLSEAAVRQRVQKLLDQGVMQIVAVTDPLTVGFRRQAMVGVNVEGDVEAVADALSAMSECEYVVMTAGSFDLMVEIVCEDDDHLLEVINKRIRAVPGVRSTESFVYLKLKKQTYMWGTR, from the coding sequence GTGCACAGTGACCTCGTGGCCAGTCGAAGCGCAGAACAGAAGGGCTCGCGGGAGTCCCGCGAGCCCTCCCGCGAGTCCAGGAACGGCAGCTCGCCGCAGCTGGACGCCGTCTCCCTCGCCATCATCGAGCAGCTCCAGGAGGACGGCCGCCGGCCGTACGCCGCCATCGGCAAGGCCGTGGGCCTGTCGGAGGCGGCCGTGCGCCAGCGCGTCCAGAAGCTGCTCGACCAGGGCGTGATGCAGATCGTCGCCGTCACGGACCCGCTCACCGTGGGCTTCCGCAGACAGGCGATGGTCGGCGTCAACGTCGAGGGCGACGTGGAAGCGGTCGCGGACGCGCTGTCGGCCATGTCCGAATGCGAGTACGTGGTGATGACCGCAGGCTCCTTCGACCTGATGGTGGAGATCGTCTGCGAGGACGACGACCACCTCCTGGAGGTCATCAACAAACGCATACGGGCCGTGCCCGGAGTGCGCTCCACCGAGAGCTTCGTCTACCTCAAGCTCAAGAAGCAGACCTACATGTGGGGAACCCGATAA
- a CDS encoding gamma-aminobutyraldehyde dehydrogenase: protein MSTELRRLRNYIGGEFKDAADGRTTEVVNPATGEAYATAPLSGQADVDAAMAAAAEAFPGWRDTTPAERQKALLKIADAFEERAEELIAAEVENTGKPIGLTRSEEIPPMVDQIRFFAGAARMLEGRSAGEYMEGLTSIVRREPVGVCAQVAPWNYPMMMAVWKFAPAIAAGNTVVLKPSDTTPASTVLMAEIIGSIVPKGVFNVICGDRDTGRLMVEHDTPAMASITGSVRAGIQVAESAAKDVKRVHLELGGKAPVVVFEDTDIAKAVEDISVAGYFNAGQDCTAATRVLVHESIHDEFVSALAKAASETKTGQPDDEDVLFGPLNNPNQLKQVEGFIDRLPAHARVEAGGKRVGDKGYFYAPTVVSGLKQTDEIIQNEVFGPVITVQSFSDEEQAVEWANGVEYALASSVWTKDHGRAMRMSKKLDFGCVWINTHIPLVAEMPHGGFKKSGYGKDLSGYGFDDYTRIKHVMTSLDA from the coding sequence GTGAGCACCGAGCTGCGTCGTCTGCGCAACTACATCGGCGGTGAGTTCAAGGACGCCGCCGACGGACGGACCACCGAGGTGGTCAATCCCGCGACGGGCGAGGCGTACGCGACCGCTCCGCTGTCCGGGCAGGCGGACGTGGACGCCGCGATGGCGGCGGCCGCCGAGGCCTTCCCCGGCTGGCGCGACACCACGCCCGCCGAGCGCCAGAAGGCCCTGCTGAAGATCGCGGACGCCTTCGAGGAGCGCGCCGAGGAGCTGATCGCGGCCGAGGTGGAGAACACGGGCAAGCCCATCGGGCTGACCCGCTCCGAGGAGATCCCGCCGATGGTCGACCAGATCCGCTTCTTCGCGGGCGCGGCGCGGATGCTGGAGGGCCGCTCGGCCGGTGAGTACATGGAGGGCCTGACCTCCATCGTGCGCCGGGAGCCGGTCGGTGTCTGCGCGCAGGTCGCGCCGTGGAACTACCCGATGATGATGGCCGTGTGGAAGTTCGCCCCGGCGATCGCGGCGGGCAACACCGTCGTGCTCAAGCCGTCCGACACCACCCCGGCCTCGACGGTCCTCATGGCCGAGATCATCGGCTCGATCGTCCCCAAGGGCGTCTTCAACGTCATCTGCGGCGACCGCGACACCGGCCGCCTGATGGTGGAGCACGACACCCCGGCGATGGCCTCCATCACCGGTTCGGTGCGCGCCGGCATCCAGGTCGCCGAGTCCGCCGCCAAGGACGTCAAGCGCGTCCACCTGGAGCTGGGCGGCAAGGCCCCGGTCGTGGTCTTCGAGGACACCGACATCGCCAAGGCCGTCGAGGACATCTCGGTCGCCGGCTACTTCAACGCCGGCCAGGACTGCACCGCCGCCACCCGCGTGCTCGTCCACGAGTCCATCCACGACGAGTTCGTCTCCGCGCTGGCCAAGGCCGCCTCCGAGACGAAGACCGGGCAGCCGGACGACGAGGACGTGCTGTTCGGCCCGCTCAACAACCCCAACCAGCTCAAGCAGGTCGAGGGCTTCATCGACCGCCTGCCCGCGCACGCGCGCGTGGAGGCCGGCGGCAAGCGGGTCGGCGACAAGGGCTACTTCTACGCGCCGACCGTCGTCTCGGGCCTGAAGCAGACCGACGAGATCATCCAGAACGAGGTCTTCGGCCCGGTCATCACCGTGCAGTCCTTCTCCGACGAGGAGCAGGCCGTGGAGTGGGCCAACGGCGTCGAGTACGCGCTGGCCTCCTCCGTGTGGACCAAGGACCACGGCCGCGCCATGCGGATGTCCAAGAAGCTCGACTTCGGCTGCGTGTGGATCAACACCCACATCCCGCTGGTCGCCGAGATGCCGCACGGCGGCTTCAAGAAGTCCGGCTACGGCAAGGACCTCTCGGGCTACGGCTTCGACGACTACACGCGGATCAAGCACGTGATGACGTCGCTGGACGCGTAG
- a CDS encoding RNA polymerase sigma factor, whose translation MDSEHWRAVVTAAQAGDRRALDELVAGWLPLVYNIVGRALNGHADVDDVVQETMLRAVGNLGSLRDPDSFRSWLVAIAMRQIRDRARRKTPDRLEEAPASDFADLTVLRLQLEGQRREVAEAVRWLDDEDRQLLSLWWLEVAGELTRRELAAAVGITRQHAAVRVQRMKERLETSRGIVRALDGACPGLRELTGRWDGRPDSVWRKRLARHIRGCGYCGGTRETVVPAERLLAGIALVPLPVGFTLSLAFGGKTAVAATSAGWSAKLLGALTKPAVAVTAGATIVAGGAYVVTQPPDAPPPRAAIAPTATATSEPPRTSAPPAPTPRSSPSATKKTDPYGTVVDAVDRAPDPDTPPAALPRRPESGITSTGGPKAVMQHRGDRVTLTGRGYVLVRWQISPGSRPGALVMPSWTGLKGRLFHVASGGSRRMDDPLPGAPNGYATGMGGPGIGYAVLPPGTQQMWQNEYFYLDGTVTLTQNERGCDYGLTVFPTNRDAVVEDIGQGPPQGAIRYGLVRDTGTDSAPVPQYVTREAPADPATVPQRSRV comes from the coding sequence GTGGACAGTGAGCACTGGCGCGCCGTCGTCACGGCGGCGCAGGCCGGCGACCGGCGGGCGCTGGACGAGCTGGTCGCGGGCTGGCTGCCGCTGGTCTACAACATCGTGGGCCGGGCCCTGAACGGCCACGCCGACGTCGACGACGTCGTGCAGGAGACCATGCTGCGCGCCGTCGGCAACCTGGGCTCGCTGCGCGACCCCGACAGTTTCCGGTCCTGGCTGGTGGCGATCGCCATGCGGCAGATCCGCGACCGGGCCCGGCGGAAGACCCCGGACCGGCTGGAGGAGGCGCCGGCCTCCGACTTCGCCGACCTGACCGTGCTGCGGCTCCAGCTGGAAGGGCAGCGGCGCGAGGTCGCCGAGGCGGTGCGGTGGCTCGACGACGAGGACCGCCAGCTGCTGTCGCTGTGGTGGCTGGAGGTCGCGGGCGAACTGACCCGGCGCGAACTGGCCGCCGCCGTCGGCATCACCCGGCAGCACGCGGCCGTGCGCGTCCAGCGGATGAAGGAGCGCCTGGAGACCTCGCGCGGCATCGTGCGCGCCCTGGACGGTGCGTGCCCCGGCCTGCGCGAGCTGACCGGCCGCTGGGACGGCCGGCCCGACTCGGTGTGGCGCAAGCGGCTGGCCCGGCACATCCGCGGCTGCGGCTACTGCGGCGGCACCCGCGAGACGGTCGTACCGGCCGAACGCCTCCTGGCGGGCATCGCCCTCGTCCCGCTGCCCGTCGGGTTCACCCTGTCGCTCGCCTTCGGCGGCAAGACGGCCGTGGCCGCCACCTCTGCCGGCTGGTCGGCCAAGCTGCTCGGCGCGCTCACCAAGCCGGCCGTCGCGGTGACCGCGGGAGCGACGATCGTCGCGGGCGGCGCCTACGTGGTCACCCAGCCGCCGGACGCCCCGCCGCCCCGGGCCGCCATCGCGCCCACGGCCACGGCCACTTCCGAACCGCCGCGAACCTCCGCCCCGCCCGCCCCCACCCCCAGGTCCTCGCCGTCGGCGACGAAGAAGACCGATCCGTACGGCACCGTCGTCGACGCCGTCGACCGCGCCCCCGACCCGGACACCCCGCCCGCTGCACTGCCGCGCCGCCCGGAGTCCGGCATCACCAGCACCGGCGGCCCGAAGGCCGTCATGCAGCACCGCGGCGACCGTGTCACGCTCACCGGCCGGGGCTACGTCCTGGTTCGCTGGCAGATCTCACCCGGGTCGCGTCCCGGCGCGCTGGTCATGCCGTCCTGGACCGGCCTGAAGGGCAGGCTGTTCCATGTGGCGTCCGGCGGCTCGCGGCGGATGGACGACCCGCTGCCCGGCGCCCCGAACGGCTACGCCACCGGTATGGGCGGCCCCGGCATCGGCTACGCCGTCCTCCCGCCCGGCACCCAGCAGATGTGGCAGAACGAGTACTTCTACCTCGACGGCACCGTCACCCTCACCCAGAACGAACGCGGCTGCGACTACGGCCTCACCGTCTTCCCGACGAACCGGGACGCCGTGGTCGAGGACATCGGCCAGGGCCCACCCCAGGGCGCCATCCGCTACGGGCTCGTCCGCGACACCGGCACGGACAGCGCGCCGGTGCCGCAGTACGTCACACGCGAGGCCCCGGCCGATCCGGCGACGGTGCCGCAGCGCTCGCGCGTGTAG
- a CDS encoding adenosine deaminase translates to MTQHLVDPQAPRDLRAFIADLPKAELHVHHVGSASPRIVSELAARHPDSKVPTDPEALADYFTFTDFAHFIDVYLSVVDLIRTPEDVRLLTYEVARDMARQQVRYAELTITPFSSTRRGIDERAFMDAIEDARKAAEADFGTLLRWCFDIPGEAGLQAAEETARLATDDRLRPEGLVSFGLGGPEVGVERPQFKPYFDRAIAAGLHSVPHAGETTGPQTVWDALTHLRAERIGHGTSSAQDPKLLAHLAEHRIPLEVCPTSNIATRAVRTLDEHPVKEFVRAGVVVTINSDDPPMFGTDLDNEYAVAARLLDLDERGLAELAKNAVEASFLDAAGKARITGEIDAYTAQWLSR, encoded by the coding sequence TTGACCCAGCATCTCGTCGACCCGCAAGCCCCTCGCGACCTCAGGGCCTTCATCGCCGACCTGCCCAAGGCCGAACTGCACGTGCACCACGTGGGATCCGCCTCCCCCCGGATCGTCTCGGAACTGGCCGCGCGGCACCCCGACTCGAAGGTGCCGACCGACCCCGAGGCCCTGGCCGACTACTTCACGTTCACCGACTTCGCGCACTTCATCGACGTGTACCTGTCGGTCGTCGACCTGATCCGCACCCCGGAGGACGTCCGGCTGCTGACCTACGAGGTGGCCCGGGACATGGCCCGGCAGCAGGTGCGCTACGCCGAGCTGACCATCACGCCCTTCTCGTCCACCCGGCGCGGCATCGACGAGCGGGCCTTCATGGACGCGATCGAGGACGCCCGCAAGGCCGCCGAGGCCGATTTCGGGACCTTGCTGCGCTGGTGCTTCGACATCCCCGGCGAGGCGGGTCTGCAGGCCGCCGAGGAGACGGCCCGGCTCGCCACCGACGACCGGCTGCGCCCGGAGGGCCTGGTCTCCTTCGGTCTCGGCGGACCCGAGGTCGGCGTGGAGCGGCCGCAGTTCAAGCCGTACTTCGACCGGGCGATCGCCGCCGGGCTGCACTCCGTACCGCACGCCGGGGAGACGACCGGCCCGCAGACGGTGTGGGACGCGCTGACCCATCTGCGGGCCGAGCGGATCGGGCACGGCACCAGCTCCGCGCAGGACCCCAAGCTGCTCGCGCACCTCGCCGAGCACCGGATCCCGCTGGAGGTGTGCCCGACCTCCAACATCGCCACCCGCGCGGTCCGCACCCTCGACGAGCACCCGGTCAAGGAGTTCGTACGGGCCGGGGTCGTCGTCACCATCAACTCCGACGACCCGCCGATGTTCGGCACCGACCTCGACAACGAGTACGCGGTCGCCGCCCGGCTGCTCGACCTCGACGAGCGGGGCCTGGCCGAGCTGGCGAAGAACGCCGTCGAGGCGTCCTTCCTGGACGCGGCGGGCAAGGCCAGGATCACCGGAGAGATCGACGCCTACACCGCGCAGTGGCTCTCCCGGTGA
- a CDS encoding glycerophosphodiester phosphodiesterase produces the protein MTPAPVAVAHRGDPYRVRENTVASLRSALRRGADAVEIDVRLARDGVPVLLHDATLKRLWEHERPLVALSSEEVRGLTDGGVPALAEALPATDGHRVMIDLPGSPDVRAVRRIMGVVEEAGAADRVYYCAGADAMLAVRAADPAAEIALTWTTLAPPRPVLLEAIRPRWLNYRFSLVDRPLAERVHADGYLLSVWTPDTRRSMRRLLAAGVDSITTNRVDVLCATRASAAAPSPDRPGPRV, from the coding sequence GTGACGCCCGCCCCGGTCGCCGTGGCCCACCGGGGCGACCCCTACCGCGTCCGGGAGAACACCGTCGCCTCGCTGCGTTCCGCGCTGCGCCGGGGCGCGGACGCGGTGGAGATCGACGTACGGCTCGCCCGGGACGGCGTGCCGGTGCTGCTGCACGACGCGACGCTGAAGCGGCTGTGGGAGCACGAACGGCCCCTGGTCGCGCTGTCGTCCGAGGAGGTGCGCGGGCTGACCGACGGCGGGGTGCCGGCCCTGGCCGAGGCTCTGCCCGCGACCGACGGGCACCGGGTGATGATCGATCTGCCCGGGTCGCCCGATGTACGGGCGGTGCGCCGGATCATGGGCGTCGTGGAGGAGGCCGGGGCGGCGGACCGGGTCTACTACTGCGCGGGCGCCGACGCCATGCTCGCCGTGCGCGCTGCCGATCCGGCCGCCGAGATCGCCCTCACCTGGACGACCCTGGCCCCGCCCCGGCCCGTGCTGCTGGAGGCGATCCGCCCGCGCTGGCTCAACTACCGCTTCTCGCTGGTGGACCGCCCGCTCGCCGAGCGTGTGCACGCCGACGGCTACCTGCTGTCCGTCTGGACCCCCGACACCCGCCGCTCCATGCGGCGGCTGCTGGCTGCGGGCGTGGACTCGATCACGACGAACCGCGTCGACGTGCTGTGCGCTACACGCGCGAGCGCTGCGGCACCGTCGCCGGATCGGCCGGGGCCTCGCGTGTGA